The Archocentrus centrarchus isolate MPI-CPG fArcCen1 chromosome 1, fArcCen1, whole genome shotgun sequence genome includes the window GGGCCCTTCTGTCAGGGCCCTTCTGTTAGACAGTTTCTACACCTCTGCCCTGCTTCAGGAAGTGAAACAAGAAACTGAAAACATACACCAGAAACTTGAGTTCTTGAGTGAGTTCATTTAAAACTGAATTACATCATATTTTggtgctttattattattattattattattattttggtgtttttctGCTCCATTTGGGAATTTCACCCAGTCTGAAATTTTGTCCCTTCTCACTTAGTGACTCATTTTGCTGGTCTTCAGTTGACACTGTCCGCAGAGGATCTCTGAGCAGCTGAGCTCATTACTGAGGTCATGGGTTGCAGATTAGGACAGATTTACTTCCAGAAAGTGAGACAATACATTTGTTCAGTTTGCCTCACTGCCTGTCACGAGAAAGAGAGCAATGCTTTACCTTAAACTTTCTGGATATTTTTGCCTGGATAAGGTTAAGTGCGCAAGTGTAGTGGAAGCTTTTTTGCTACCAGGTTACACAGACAGGCTCCTCCTTTCCTCAAATCCCTCTTTCAACATTAAGACTTGACTTAAAGGTTAAAGACAGACTTATTAGGTTAGATCAGGGGGTTAGGATCAGGGTACGGATTGGGGTTAGGTAGTAGTTGAGCTGCAACAGGTTTTGGGGTGAgggaagggagacaggacaaaagacacacaagcAGGAGTCGTCTGTACTCATAACCTGAACTACACGCCTGTAAAGTTTGGTGACTGCATCttgtattgttgtcactgagtcactcacagagacacagaaacacatgttCTTGGTGAACTACATTTTGCCGTGATggcacacataaaagcacagacTCGGAAATTGAAAAAACCCACTAGCCcaagagtcactgctggtaaaGATATGTATGCATATTGTAAGTGTGACATGAGTCAACTCAGAGTATTTCGAGAAATGCTCTGtgggtgtttttatgtgttaacATTCCTCGGAAAGAGGAAACGAGATCAGTGGCAGTAAGTCAGAGATAAGTTTGCACTCTAGAGATGAGGAAGATCTGATAAAGGGCTGTTTCAAGAGCAGACAGTTTGtaggctgattaaatatttgtggTGTATTATGGTATGTGGTGTGTGGTTGAATAAGGCGCGCACTACTGTCTGCACTTCAATGGCGCCCTCTGATGTTGCTGTTGAAAACTGGCAATCATTGCATGAGCTGCTGAACACAGGGCATTAAGTCAGAGATGAGAACAgctcctgaaggagaagcaaAAGGATTAGTCCACAGAATGGCtggaaaatacataaataaataaaaccatctTAAAACCATGTTTGAAGATGGAACATTTTGTGATAACATTACAAAACATTTTAGGCAACAGGAGTCTGCAGGTTCCTCACTTAAAACCTCTTCACACAGTTCACATCTTCTCCAGatttgttttgcatgttttaataaatggtGACATCGTTCAGGTTTGCAGGCTTTTTTTCTAAATTCATGCTGACAAAATGAAAGTGTAACTCTGACACACAAAGCAGACACAATACTTCGATCATCTAACATGAGCCGTGAAGGACCAGAACACACTGGAGGgatttttctgttcagttttACAGACAAGATACAATTTAAGTGTGTgatgagatttttatttattattattgacttataaaatacataatgctgctgtttaactgtttttatactttaagaCCAGCGGAAATGAGAAACTGTTAGACCCAGTGTACCCAGTGTAAAAacccagtgtaaaaaaaaaaaacagtgtcatGTGCAGTAGTCTCACAAAGCTGCACACtttacatttgcatttatttcactCACACTGTTAGCACTGATACTGAACTCAGctaaagtgtaaaatattttttatctttgAACTTTTTATTTAATGGACGCTGGAGAACAGGCTGCTATTTGCAGCCCCCatataaatgtaatttgttttgttttaattaataaGTAAATATTGATAATTTTGGATATCATAGTGGTGCTGCACTTTGCACTGCCACCTCAAAGAAAGACAATCCTGTCTTCAAATCCggtctggggcctttctgtgtggagtttgcatattctccctGTGTCCGAGTTCTCAGCTTTCCTCCTAAttcactttatatatatatatatatatatatatatatatatatatatatatatatatatatatatatatatatatatatatatatatatatatatatatatataaatcacaacaacagttgcctcatggAGCTTTATAGCACTGTTAGAAATATGATCCTGAAAGaaggcaaagaaagaaagataaatGTAAAATTGGATCTTACTGATATTGTGCAAAAGAACTAAAGAAGTCCGTGTTATCCAGCAGCTTTTCAGTATCTCAGACACATCTTAGACACACTCATTTGTTTGACAGGCggatgaaaatggatggatggatggatattagcTATTTTATCCTTTCGTTTGAGCGACGGGCAGCTGCAAACTTGATACCAGGTGGTGGCGGTAATGCGCCGACTTGCTTGGCAACAGTCAATAaagataaagaagaagaagctgctgctgtcacgTTAGTGGAAGTATGAGACTTTGGGTGAAAATGTACGAGGACTagtcgttgttgttgttgtttttttgtaaaacttggTTTTAAATGTTCCAGTTTTGTATCACTGATGTGGCTAAGTGCAGCCGCTGCATTCATCGCTGTTTGTGCTTATTACATGAATTATAACAAGCAGCTCAGAGAAGCAGACGAAGACAGGTCGGTGTTTTCCGCATGTCCCTGTTTACTACAACTTTATTCACGAGGCTTATTATTAGAAGGTAGGTCGAGTCAGTCtatgtaaacattcatgttcaAATTGCGGACACTGTTTATCCAAACTCTGCTCTTAAAGCTGTTATTTTAGTccaggaactttttttttttttaattgtaaaacaGCACAAGCCAAACATTTGTTGGAGTCAAAGGTGAAACCGGCGTAACGTAACTAAGCATAATGAGTTATTTAGAGCATTATTGACACCAAACAaccatgtctttattttttcctgataaATGGCAGCTGtctaacacacaaacatgcccaCTTCACCACGATAAAATAGCTGACtgcattaaaatgatcaaatttcATAATGCTCTCGCGGGCACGTGTGCCAGATGAGTCAGCTGAACTGTCAGAAACAGCAGTTTTCACTGAAGTCCTCCAACAATATGGAGAAAAGTGTTTGCCGGAGCTTGAAGGATGAGGAAaaagaatatttattttataatataatagAATTTCCTAAGTCTTCTGCACAGAGCATCACGTGTCTTCTCACTGATTTTatcatgaaaatattttcaagATTATGCAAACTTACTATAGAAGTAAAAGGAAAACTGTTGTGTATTCCatgttccccccccccccctcctcaggATGTCATCAGCTTTCCATCGTCATGTCATCTGGGAGTCGGATGGGCTGGTAGCCTACCTTCACCCTCGCCCCTGGACCCCGGGCTCTGTCATCCTGGAGAGTGGCACACCTGGCAGACCAGGAGGCAGCATTTTCCACCTGGGGGAGCCAGAGTACTTATCCTGGCTGCTGGGGGCGAGAGCTGTGGCAGAGCTGCTGTGTGACAGGCTGGGAGTTCAGAGGTGTGCACTGGTCAGCAGACCCCACAGAGACAGACCTGCTCAGGTGAGGATCTGAACACTGGGTAGACTTGTTTACTGTAAAGTGTAACCAGTGGAAATCTGAAAGGCTGATGCTGAATTTATGTTTTTGAACAAGATGTTTAACAGCACATGTAAAGCTTTTGCTGACTAGCTGTGGGCAGCTCCACCTGTGTAACGTTTCAGTTAATAAACACATGCATCTTCATCGCCATCACTACAGATCCGTATCCTCCCACTACATGGGCTGGATGCAGAATGGCGCCCTCACCTGGCTGGGGAAGAAGAGCACAATGCCCATGACCCAGGATACTGCACTTCCAGGACTGCCCCTCGATGGAGTGACTCCAGCCTGACTGAAATCCAGACCAGGATTCGAGCCAAACTGCcactccctgatgcccctcctGATCTGACTTTCCTTGGAGACGATCCAGCTCACCCTTGCCTGTTCTCACGAATTGTTCGTGGAGAGGAGCAGCAGTGGCGCGTGTGGGAGGACAAAGGTCATGTGGCTTTTCTCACGCCATTCCCCAACTCTCCTGGGTTTACTGTGTTGGTCCCACGccgacctttgacctctgataTATTCAAACTAGAAAGAGGAGATTACGAGGAACTGGTGCTGGCTGCCAAGAAGGCATCGCAACTCCTGGAGAATGGATTGGATGCCTGGGGGGTGGGGCTTATTTTTGAGGGTTTTGAGATTGATTACGCTCACGCGAAGTTGATACCGCTGTTCCTGCCGCCATTGTCAGGGGCTGAGGACACTAAACCACCGCCCCTCCAGTTTTACCCCACTTACCCTGGATATGTGACATCAGAAGATGGACCTGAAGCCAGCTCAGAAAGTCTGAAGATGATGCATGCTAAAATCACTCAAATTTAATGCTGTTGCATATGGTTTGATTTCAACTGTATGCTGTTTTTACCAAATACCCAGCCTTCTCTTTGGATAATCATGACTGAATAGGTACCAGCTGTTTATAAATGTTCTTCCAAGTGACTCtcttgcatattttttttttacaaaacaaactttAGATTCAGATCAAATATCTAAATAAAATTTGTTTGCCTGTGCCATTTAAAAACACTCTACAATACTCatttatagatttattttgAAACCTAAACTGATCAGCTTATTCAAGATAAATGATATTTATCTTAAATAAGTAGTTTAAAGtccacattttttattaaaacatgaaatGAAGTGCCATTACATACTTCTACagacttttttggggggtgggggtgggggggtcaatATGTACCAACATTATGttttaaaactaaatcaaaatttgctgtcaaacaCTGTGGTGTTGGACCTGCGGTAGGCTGGTGACCCAATTGGTGATTTCTATAAATCCAAAGGattatagaaaaaaatcaaactctgagctggtgtgtgtgtgtgtgtgtgtgtgtgtgtgtgtgtgtgtgtgtgtgtgtgtgtgtgtgtgtgtgtgtgtgtgtgtgtgtgtgtgtgtgtgtaaattcaACTGAAAGGTTCTCACTTCTCCTACTACCGTAATGTCTAAGAACCTCAGCCCTGCATTGCCGTCATGCTGTCCCTGATCAGGCGTATCAAAAGCTGATATAGTACGCTCTTCCCTGAGCTTTCACCTTCCTGCTCTAATGTCTGGCCTTCCTCCACCTCATCTCCTGACTGCAGTAAGACTGACTCCCCTTCCATGTGCTCTGTTATATTGTCTTGACGCTTTAAAATAGCTAGAaagaatattaaatatttgggAAGTTTTCTCAGAAGCAAATGAATCTAGAAGTCCAGAGTAGGAGTTGTTGAGCagttaaatggactagttcttatatagcacttttctactcagtctgagcactcaaagcacttatacagcatgtttacattcacccattaaTACAAgaacttccatgattaactaagctaagtgcttcaattatctaacattcacacacattcacactccaacagttgcgtcagagagcaacttgggattaagtatcttgcccaaggatacattggcatgcagcctggagtagccaggaattaaaccactgaccttccgatcagtaggtgacctgcgctacctcctgagctacagccaccccgaacTTCCATCCTGTTAAACAGGAATATCATGTAATTATCAAATATGTGAAGTACGACTGAATTAACAAGACAGGCGTGCATGAaaaataagtttgttttttttattacagataACATGTagtgaaaaatgtaataattagcCTACATTTCAACTAATGAGCTCTGATCTTGCTCTCTTACCAGTTGTCTAGGTAGCAGTGGACATAATTCTtcagcaaaataaaatgcagtacaTGCAGGGTTATCGTTGAGCAACCTTTCTGGATTGATTCCTAAGATATGGTTGCTTTATGACTGAAGGTTCGATCATGTCGTGACATCAAGCGACTTTTCACCAACACTCTTCCCACAGCATGTCCCTTCAACGTGCTCCATCTTTGTGATGTAGAGAAGGGGCTCAATGCTGCAGCTCAGATCCATGATGGCGAACACGCTGACGCGGATCTGACAGTGAAATGCAACAGTCGTGTAGTACGATGCAAAGGGCATGAGCGCCACCGGTGGCAGGTAGTTGATTACAATGATGGCCAGGTTTATCAACACCATCTTCAAGGCCTTCTTCTTCACTGGGTGCATTGCCTCCTTTCCCATCACAGAGCGCCGAAGGACCCAGATGATGGAGATGTTACAAAAGATCATCATTGCAAATGCAAAGAGGATGATGCCACTGAAGACATCATTGAGAGATATGTATCCCAGGATGCACTTTGCCAGGGCATAAGCTAAGATAAGGGCCCACACCACCACAGAAATCCCAATGCGGATCTTGTTGTCACGGATGCCAGTGAAGAACACAGGGTGGACCACGGCCATGTAGCGGTCCAGACAGATACACACCTAGAGTAGCAGAAAGGAAGAAATACTACGTGTTTCATGGTGCTTTGATGCATCTGTAGTTTAGCTTGAGttcaatgaaataaataaaaatttaattctattagaaaaaaaatgcttcggCTAGTTGACTGCTTCACACTTTGAACTATCTGACAGTGTAACACAGTAAAAACTCACCAGAAAGAATGGTGCTAAATCCTTGATTCCATATGCAAATCTCTTAAAATACCAGATGCCACTGTCATCCAGCAACAACCTGTTGACTATGTCGATGGGCGTCATGAGGCAGAAATAGGCATCTAGTATGGCCAGGCTGAGGATAAAGGTGTCAGATGTGGAAGCATCACTTTTCTTGGTAATGATCTGCCAGATGACCAAGATGTTACACGGCGTCCCTACTGCCAGGTTGAACACCTTGACGCCATAGtagaaaatgaagccaaaagggGCCACAGCACACAGTGGTAACTCGTACCATAGTGGACGAACATGGAGCTTAATGGGGTTGGTGGAGTTCATAGAATGGTTGGAGGCAGCATTCAGAGTGTTGTTGAACATTGTAGAGGAGTGCTGATGCAGAAATAAGGAGCTGGGATGCTGTTAGAACGAATAATTAAGGTGTTCAGTATTTAAAGTAAAGAACAAGAAGCACACACTCGGCTTAAAACaagcagccaaaaaaagaaaagactgaagGGCAGGCCAATCCCAGGGAttgtctttttccttttattgcacgtaaaaaataaaaacaaaaaacaacaacaacaaaaaaactgtgccgctttaaacattatttgtttttattgtgttcatAATCTGGTCCAAAACTCTGGTGCTTGAAACAGTTAGTGCCTAAATAGTGCCATGGAGTAATAACCCTCGATTGCTGTTCAGTTCCAAACAATGGCCCCTACTTTAAAAGTATTCGTCCTTTTAGATTTATGGTTCTATCTGGCATTTTTGACGAAATTGACTCATTGTCATATTCCAATTCATTGACCACTAAATCAACAATAtataagagatttttttcaattatatatAACTTTgaccattttattcacaaaataaaaaggttcTATCTgtaaaatcaagctttaacttggtattataaggttctattaatatctcaaaactggtcagaatgcAGACAGAACCTTATAACTCTAAGGGGGAGATATGTTGTTGCTTATCACCTAAAACtaaaagaaatcacaaaaacatgcaaaaagatATCTTACCTTaaaagttttttggtttttttgttgagCCTGTcgtgtctggcagttttcgcaataagaatcatgatccgaatgcactgttgtgccaaacatatttgcttttacaagaagagctctataagttctctataggctactcttgttaatatttgtctttttatttatttattaatttctaATACACAATATGACTGCCAGGTCTgagaggcaggaagaaaagagcacAGCGAGCAGCGCCCTACTCACTGCGCCATGAGCCCCCTCCGCCCCTGGACCCACACGCTAGGCTTAAAACAAGCAGCcaacaaaagaaaagactgaAGGGCATGCCCATCCCAAGGATcgtctttttccttttattgcaactaaaaaaaacaaaacaaaacaaacaagaaaaactgttttgctTCAAGCACTATTCGTCTTTATCGTGTTTATAATCTGGTCAAAAACTCTATTGGGCTTGAAACATTTAGTGCTTAAATGTATTAATACTCATTGATTGCTGTTCAGTTCCAAACAATGGCCTCTACGTTAAAAGTCTAAAACTTACATCAGATATGTTGTTGCTTGTGACCTAAATTTAGAACTAAAAGaaaccacacacaaacatgcacaaagaTATCTTACCTTAAAAGGTTTTAACGTCTCTTGTGGTGTTAATCTTCTCCACTCACGCCAGAACTTTCCTGTAAGTACCAACAGAGCATTTTTATAAATGATCTGTTGGTAGGACTAACGTCATTTTTGGATTGGACCAGTCTGGAGGACATCTGCTATGCCTTCTCAGAATTATGTCTTATCTGAGCTGTGATTGGCCAGTGATGCAGTGGCTGAGACATCTCAAGCGATTGGATAGCTCAGGTATGTACTGTATACATGAGTTTGTTTAGGCTGAGCAAGATTGAACTGGCATTGTGTCCTTTAATGAAGACCTCCATTCTCCTGTGGTAAAATGCCCAACCACACAGGAGAAAGGAACATCCTGGTGTTTTTGGCCTATGTAACTAATTTCCTCTTTTACAACAACTGTATGGAAGTGCATTAACCTTTAACTATAAACGGTTAAACTCAGGGGTGGGGCTGCCTTAACTGACTGCTGTGTTGGTGTCTTTTGCTGGACTTTTAATACAATTGTCTGAGCAATAACCTGGCTACACTTCTGTCCCAGAAGTCTGTGCGTCAGTTTTGGTAAGTGAAACTCTACACTCCCATTTAGTTTTAGGATGCATCTTGCAAAACAAACTTGCTAGCCTTATCAGATACATTATTACTCCACACTTTCATCCATATATGCTCACTTCTGGCACCAAAAAGGCAACACGGCAaaggtcaaaatgcaaatagcaacgtgttagattactcgtaactgaaataaatagtTAGATTAGAGTAACGAGTTACTAACTAATGTGTTACTGAGCTCACCTGTCATGTGGCACCATACTGTTTCTCAATTGGAAGCACTCGCATAGACCTCAAAGTCTTTGGGTGCTGAGTCGATTTGGCCGGTGGGGGAGTTGTAGTGCGGCAGGTGGTCCAGTGTCACATGTGTTATCTGTATGGGGTGAGACAAAGAGATTACAAGAGTTCCCTGGACACCATGAAACACCCAACATTTCCCTGGAAGCAGCACTGGGTAACCCTGGGGAGGAAGACAGCAGGAAGTGTGGTTAGTAAAAATGTAAGACCCTCAAAGGTAAAATGACATTAGGAGGATAGATAAGCAAGCAGAAAGTacagaaagaggaaacaagGATGAAGAAAATGGACAGACGATCATTATACCTGAATCACAGTGCGTGGGCTTTCTGATGGATACCAAAGAGGGAACCCAAACAGGGTCACACATGCTGAACGAATACGATACGTCTCTGAGCACCTGGTACTGATCACACTGGCAcctacacacacctacacacacaatCAATGCACAATAAGAATTTAAGATGCTTTGTTAAATCTTTAATACATTTATTGACCAAATTTAATCTAAAATAACAACAATCTTTGCATGAAAAGCTCTGACAAAATGCATTAATATGATTTAGCCCTCTACAGCACAGCGTTGCCCTGGGGCAACAGAAAGTTTTTCTAAGCCCCATGCCCAGTACATGTGAACTTAAATGATGCAAACCAAtcagaatgttttaaaaagggTTAAATTTCAGTCCAATAACATGTTGGAGTCACTATCAAGCATGGTTTGAAGGCGGGACATCCGTTTGTCCAAGCAGCACATGGTGTGAGAAGAAGGTAAGAATAATTGCCCTagtaatcatttaaaatgatataaatcctaaataaaaaaaaatacaggagtGTTTATGAAGTTGTAGAGAGGGATTTTGTCaggttttatgaatttttttttattttgcattttcagaaattcagtttttcttttcgttGCCTCAGGGCAACGTTGTGCAGTAAGGGGTACTTCTAGAGGGAGACTTATAGACTTGGGCTTAGGGCACCttaggtaaggtaaggtaaaccaaacactcaaaaaaagtGGTACCACTGCCTTTACTTTGATATACATGGCAGTGGTGACATGTTGGCTGCTTTACAGACTGGACTGCACTGAGAATGGGATGACAAAAAGTGACCACATGCAATTTGTATGGActgcacaaagtgtgtgcaattCTGTGCAATGTCTGTccaaatcaaaaaagaaaagcatgagAGGGCAAACCAGAGGTGGGATATCTCAAAAGtatgaggagaagaggaagtagCAGGGGCCCATGGCCCCCATTCCTAATCATGATATCCGCTTCGACAGTACATCACAATGGCCAACAATATGTgagaacaaataataataaattagacTAGACAACTTTGCGTAATCATGACTGAATAGGTACCAGCTGGTTATAAATGTACTCCCAAGTGACTCtcttgcatgtgttttttttgcaggaCAAACATTTGGTTCAGATGAAATatctaaataaaatttattcCTGTGCCATTTAAAAAACACTCTACAttatttatagatttatttaGAAACCTAAACTGATTAGCTTATTCTAGATAAATTATGTTATCCTAAATAAGCAGTttaaaatccacattttttcattaaaacatgaaattaaGTGCCATTACTTACGTCTACAGACGTATGTATGTTGGTACATATTGAATTTTTGGTAATTCAATATGTACCAACATTTTTCCATACTACAGAAATACTGAAGAAAGTTCAGTTATGTCATATATTCATTACACTGTGCTATTTATGTTCCTGTATTGATTTAAATGTTATGTATTTAGTTGGTTAACTTGCATAATCAACATGGCCACTCAATACATGGCTACTAATTGGTcccactgtgtgtttctgttgtaaGACTTAATTAATAACTTAAGTGCCTAATCAGTGCTCTGTAAAGCAGGCAGTGCCCCTCACTGTCATTATAATGGACCAAAAAACATGTCTGAGTTAATGAGCAGGGTTTCTATTGCTGGTTGCAAAGGGACTAACTCAAGTCTTCAAGGGGTAATCTCCATGGTTCGAATAATTTTCGTTACTCTggaagcagctttttttttcttctttaatgaCTGCCTCTGTTTCCTTCGGTGCCTCTGTTTTTGTAGTCATCCTGGTTGCAGGGACAAGACaagtgcattttttaaaatctgtattcACAGCTCATAACGTCATAGGTTGCAGTTTTATTGTCTCTGGTTATTATGTATATTGAGATTAGTATTACACATTAATTTAATCCAATTCAACTTATTTATAGAGTCCCagcaacagtcacttcaagatgtttcatattgtaaggtgaaAACCCTGAAGACCCCAACAGCAAGATGACCCCTCCAATGAACAAGcagttggtgacagtgagaagaaaAACCTCTCTTTTTACAGGAAAGTACTTCCGGCAGAACCTTGTTCGGTGCATCGTGGGAAGCCCTTAGCAGCCTAGATCTATTTCAGCATAATTAAGGGagggttcaaggtcacctgatccagctgtAACTATAAGTTTTATCAGAAAGGAAAATTATAAGCTtgatcttaaaagtagagagggtgtccgGCTCTCAAATCCTAACTGGGAGCTGTCTCCACAATAGTAGGTggtagctgaaggctctgtgtCCCATTGTACTTTTGGAaactaggaaccacaagtaagccagcagtctaagagtgaagtgctctaatGGGATAATAATTATAGTATGAGTTCTTTGAGATATGATGGGGCCTGATCATTTAAGACTTTGTAAGTGAGAAATAGGAAGCCAATGACAAAAGCTAGGCACCATAAAACAAAACCCCATCTCATTGGACCTTT containing:
- the LOC115787109 gene encoding uncharacterized protein LOC115787109 isoform X1 — encoded protein: MWLSAAAAFIAVCAYYMNYNKQLREADEDRMSSAFHRHVIWESDGLVAYLHPRPWTPGSVILESGTPGRPGGSIFHLGEPEYLSWLLGARAVAELLCDRLGVQRCALVSRPHRDRPAQIRILPLHGLDAEWRPHLAGEEEHNAHDPGYCTSRTAPRWSDSSLTEIQTRIRAKLPLPDAPPDLTFLGDDPAHPCLFSRIVRGEEQQWRVWEDKGHVAFLTPFPNSPGFTVLVPRRPLTSDIFKLERGDYEELVLAAKKASQLLENGLDAWGVGLIFEGFEIDYAHAKLIPLFLPPLSGAEDTKPPPLQFYPTYPGYVTSEDGPEASSESLKMMHAKITQI
- the LOC115787109 gene encoding uncharacterized protein LOC115787109 isoform X2 encodes the protein MSLFTTTLFTRLIIRRMSSAFHRHVIWESDGLVAYLHPRPWTPGSVILESGTPGRPGGSIFHLGEPEYLSWLLGARAVAELLCDRLGVQRCALVSRPHRDRPAQIRILPLHGLDAEWRPHLAGEEEHNAHDPGYCTSRTAPRWSDSSLTEIQTRIRAKLPLPDAPPDLTFLGDDPAHPCLFSRIVRGEEQQWRVWEDKGHVAFLTPFPNSPGFTVLVPRRPLTSDIFKLERGDYEELVLAAKKASQLLENGLDAWGVGLIFEGFEIDYAHAKLIPLFLPPLSGAEDTKPPPLQFYPTYPGYVTSEDGPEASSESLKMMHAKITQI
- the LOC115787109 gene encoding uncharacterized protein LOC115787109 isoform X3: MRLWVKMMSSAFHRHVIWESDGLVAYLHPRPWTPGSVILESGTPGRPGGSIFHLGEPEYLSWLLGARAVAELLCDRLGVQRCALVSRPHRDRPAQIRILPLHGLDAEWRPHLAGEEEHNAHDPGYCTSRTAPRWSDSSLTEIQTRIRAKLPLPDAPPDLTFLGDDPAHPCLFSRIVRGEEQQWRVWEDKGHVAFLTPFPNSPGFTVLVPRRPLTSDIFKLERGDYEELVLAAKKASQLLENGLDAWGVGLIFEGFEIDYAHAKLIPLFLPPLSGAEDTKPPPLQFYPTYPGYVTSEDGPEASSESLKMMHAKITQI
- the LOC115778257 gene encoding G-protein coupled receptor 35-like, encoding MMGLKLFRLLFVDVLGMRMMVANLKQTGMVAQVRDRLNNLITHVTLDHLPHYNSPTGQIDSAPKDFEVYHSSTMFNNTLNAASNHSMNSTNPIKLHVRPLWYELPLCAVAPFGFIFYYGVKVFNLAVGTPCNILVIWQIITKKSDASTSDTFILSLAILDAYFCLMTPIDIVNRLLLDDSGIWYFKRFAYGIKDLAPFFLVCICLDRYMAVVHPVFFTGIRDNKIRIGISVVVWALILAYALAKCILGYISLNDVFSGIILFAFAMMIFCNISIIWVLRRSVMGKEAMHPVKKKALKMVLINLAIIVINYLPPVALMPFASYYTTVAFHCQIRVSVFAIMDLSCSIEPLLYITKMEHVEGTCCGKSVGEKSLDVTT